The following are encoded together in the Phragmites australis chromosome 19, lpPhrAust1.1, whole genome shotgun sequence genome:
- the LOC133900686 gene encoding hydroquinone glucosyltransferase-like, protein MENGSCCNGNGSAAAGRPPHVAMLVTPGMGHLIPLAELAKRLASRHGATATLITFASTASATQRAFLASLPPAVASLSLPPVDLSDLPRGAAIETLMSEECARSVPALTDILVRLKKTTRLVAFVADLFGADSFDAARDAGVARRYLFLPTNLHGLTLILHLPDLDVSIPGEFRDLAEPLRLPGCVPIPGPDILMPLQDKSNPCYKWMVHHGAKYREADAILVNSFDAVEPEPAKILRQTEPGRPVVYPIGPLIQTDSTASSPRAACLEWLDRQPAKSVIFVSFGSGGSLPTEQMRELALGLELSGQRFLWVVRSPSDEGAVNDNYYDAESKKDPFAYLPEGFVERTKDVGFLVPSWAPQTKVLAHEATGGFLTHCGWNSVLESLVHGVPMVAWPLYAEQKQNAVMLSEGVGAAIRVPEAKGREKIASVVKEVMEGEGKGATVRAKVVDLQKAAAEGLRDGGAAAAALAEVVGKWTEGDN, encoded by the coding sequence ATGGAGAACGGCTCGTGCTGCAACGGCAatggctcggcggcggcggggcgcccGCCGCACGTGGCGATGCTGGTGACGCCCGGGATGGGCCACCTGATCCCGCTGGCGGAGCTGGCCAAGCGCCTGGCGTCCCGGCACGGGGCCACAGCCACGCTCATCACGTTCGCGTCCACGGCCTCCGCCACGCAGCGCGCGTTCCTCGCGTCGCTGCCCCCGGCCGTGGCGTCGCTCTCTCTGCCGCCCGTCGACCTCTCCGACCTGCCCCGCGGCGCCGCCATCGAGACGCTCATGTCCGAGGAGTGCGCGCGCTCCGTCCCGGCACTCACGGACATCCTCGTCCGCCTCAAGAAGACCACCCGGCTCGTCGCGTTCGTCGCCGACCTCTTCGGCGCGGATTCGTTCGACGCCGCGCGGGACGCGGGGGTGGCGCGGAGGTACCTCTTCTTGCCGACCAATCTACACGGGCTCACGCTCATCCTCCACCTCCCGGACCTCGACGTCTCGATCCCTGGCGAGTTCCGGGACCTCGCCGAGCCGCTCCGGCTGCCCGGGTGTGTGCCCATCCCGGGGCCGGACATCCTCATGCCGCTCCAGGACAAGTCCAACCCGTGCTATAAATGGATGGTCCACCACGGCGCCAAGTACCGCGAAGCCGATGCCATCCTCGTCAACTCCTTCGACGCCGTTGAGCCGGAGCCGGCCAAGATCCTGCGCCAGACGGAGCCGGGACGCCCGGTTGTGTACCCCATCGGCCCGCTCATACAGACGGACAGCACCGCGTCGTCGCCGCGCGCGGCGTGCCTGGAGTGGCTCGACCGGCAGCCGGCCAAGTCggtcatcttcgtctccttcggcTCCGGCGGCTCGCTGCCGACGGAGCAGATGCGCGAGCTCGCGCTCGGGCTGGAGCTCAGCGGCCAGCGCTTCCTGTGGGTGGTGCGGAGCCCGAGCGACGAGGGCGCCGTGAACGACAACTACTACGACGCCGAGAGCAAGAAGGACCCCTTCGCGTACCTGCCGGAAGGCTTCGTCGAGCGCACCAAGGACGTGGGCTTCCTGGTGCCCTCATGGGCTCCGCAGACGAAGGTGCTGGCCCACGAGGCCACGGGCGGGTTCCTGACGCACTGCGGGTGGAACTCGGTGCTCGAGAGCCTGGTGCACGGCGTGCCGATGGTGGCGTGGCCGCTCTACGCCGAGCAGAAGCAAAACGCGGTGATGCTGTCCGAGGGCGTCGGCGCCGCGATACGGGTGCCGGAAGCGAAGGGGAGGGAGAAGATCGCGTCAGTAGTAAAGGAGGTGATGGAAGGAGAAGGCAAAGGCGCCACGGTGCGAGCGAAGGTGGTGGATCTACAAAAGGCCGCGGCGGAGGGCCTTCGCGACggaggcgccgccgcggccgcttTGGCCGAGGTGGTGGGGAAATGGACAGAGGGAGATAACTAG